AATCCGTTGAAGGGGTTATCCAGGACGTGGAAAGCCAGATTTCAAAGCGGAAATCAAATACCAAGAAAAATCCCCGAGAACTGGAAAACAAGACTAGATATTTGTAGATATATTCCAGAGAATAGTTTTCTGCAGGAGACAGGGTTTGCAAGGATTTCCTAAATAAAAATTTGCTTTAATGAGTTATGGTTTCCTTAAGCAAGCTTACTGTCCATGGCTTCAAATCCTTTAAAAATAAGGTTTCACTTGATATTGGCCCGGGCATTACCTGTATAGCTGGCGCAAACGGCTCAGGAAAAAGCAATATTGTGGACGCTTTTTCATTTGTCCTGGGCAGAAGCTCTGCCAAGTTTATGCGGGCTGACAAGATGGAGGACGTAATATTCAAGAGCGACAGGGGCGCGGCAAGTTTTGCCAAGGTAGAGCTTGAATTTGACAATTCAGACCGGGTTATCAAGCTGGACTCCGATGTTGTCACGATTTTCCGCCAGATTAACTCCGATGGGCAGTCAACGTACCGGCTCAACGGGAAAATCGACACCCGGCAGAGGATTTTGGACCTCCTTAGGGAGGCAAGAATCACTCCCGAAGGGCTCAATATTGTTGCCCAGGGCGACGTTACGCGCGTCATAGAGATGACTCCCGGTGAGAGGAGAAAAGTCATAGATGACCTGGCAGGTTTGGCCGAGTTTGACGAGAAGAAAAAGAAAAGCGAGTCAGAACTTGAAAAAGTCAGCAGCATTCTCACCCAGCAAAGCCTGCTTCTGGCCGAAAAAGAGCGGCTTTTCTCGAACATTTCTGAAGAGAAGCGAAAAGTAGAGACCTATGAGGAGCTTAACGGCAAGGTTAAGCGCATGAAGTTTACGATTTCAAAGAAAAAGCTGGACGATGGTGTGGAGAAGAAAGACCAGATTTCCGGGAAGTGCAGCGAAATCGAGTCAAAGCTTTCCGAAGCTCTCAAGGAAGTCCAGGAGTTTGATGCAAAAATGGAGGAGATAGATAGCAACCTGAAAAATATGGCCAAAAACGTGCTTGGCGGAAGCAAAGAAGTGGCGGTAATCGAAAAGCAGGAGAAGGTCAAAAGCCAGCTTATGACTAAAGAGGCCAGGATAAAAAATAACGAGCGGGAAATCACCCGGCTCCGGCAGTTCATAGAGCGTCTGGATGAAGTGGACAAGCCAAAAGCCGTGAAGTTTTTGCTCGGAAAGCCCGGCGTGCTAGGCACTCCCGACCAGGTTATTGGATGCAGTCCTGAGAACCGCGAGGCGATAGATGCTGCACTGGGGGGCGCCAAGAACAATATAATTGTAGATTCAGTTTCTACTGCAGATTCCCTAATCCGCTATCTTAAGGAGAACAAGATAGGGACTGCCAAATTCCTGCCCCTGGACAAAATACGTGGAAATGTTGTATCCCGCCCCAGAGCAGAAGGGGTTGTGGATGTTGCGATAAACCTTGTCAAGTACGAGCCAAAATACAACAGCGTTGCAGAGTTCCTTTTGGGCTCAACCGTTGTAATGGGCAGTCTTGCAAGCGCAAAGGCGCTTATTAACCAGTACCGGCTTGTCACTCAGGACGGCTCTTTAATCGAAAAAAGCGGGGCTATTCTTGGCGGTTATAAGGACTCGCCAATGGATTCTTCAAGGTACCTGAGGGAGATTTCCGCACTTGAGCAGGAGAATAAAACCCTCTCAGAGGAACTAGAACTGCTCCGGGCGGAGCTTGAAAAAACAACGAAATCAAGAGATGAGGTAAAGGGAGAATACAGCGGGCTGAGCCAGAGGATGGAAGAGGGGGAAGCGGCAAGAAAGGAGCTTAGCGAGAAGAGGCGAAAGGTTTACGAGAGAAAACTGCGCCTTGAAAGCGACCTGTCAAGCGAGAGGGTAAAGCTTGCAAGAATTGAAACAGAGCTTAAGCTGTCTCAGGACGAACTTTCAGGGCTTGAACTTTTTGAGGAGCTTGAGAAGGGAAGCGTAAATGAACTAAAGGATAGAATAAGCCAGTACACGAGGGAGATGAGTGAGCTTGGGCCGCTCAACATGAAGTCAGTTGAGGACTTTGATACCTACAGGATGGAATACGAAAACTTAAAGGAGAAGGTGGAGAAGATTGTCGAGGAAAAGTACGCAATTGAAAAGGTAATCCTTGAGATTGAAACTCACAGGAAAGACGCGTTTATGGCTCTTTTCAATGAAGTTGATGTGCATTTCAGGGAGATTTATACGAAGCTTTCCGAAGGAGAGGGCTACCTGTCTCTTGAAGAGGAGGGAAATGTTTATTCCGGGCTTTTGATAAAGGCAAAGCCGAAAGGAAAGCGGCTCCTTGGCATAGACTCGCTTTCCGGCGGAGAGAAAACTGTTACTGCAATCGCGTTTCTTCTTTCAATACAAAGGTGCAAGCCAAGCTGCTTTTGCCTTCTTGATGAAATCGATGCGGCTCTCGACAAGGAGAATACCCGGAAGATTGTTGATTTGATACAGGAGTTTACCAGCGAGCAGCAATACCTCATAGTCACCCACAATGAAGTCACAATATCGAAGAGCAACCAGGTCTATGGGGTGATTTCCGAAGG
This sequence is a window from Candidatus Aenigmatarchaeota archaeon. Protein-coding genes within it:
- a CDS encoding chromosome segregation protein SMC yields the protein MVSLSKLTVHGFKSFKNKVSLDIGPGITCIAGANGSGKSNIVDAFSFVLGRSSAKFMRADKMEDVIFKSDRGAASFAKVELEFDNSDRVIKLDSDVVTIFRQINSDGQSTYRLNGKIDTRQRILDLLREARITPEGLNIVAQGDVTRVIEMTPGERRKVIDDLAGLAEFDEKKKKSESELEKVSSILTQQSLLLAEKERLFSNISEEKRKVETYEELNGKVKRMKFTISKKKLDDGVEKKDQISGKCSEIESKLSEALKEVQEFDAKMEEIDSNLKNMAKNVLGGSKEVAVIEKQEKVKSQLMTKEARIKNNEREITRLRQFIERLDEVDKPKAVKFLLGKPGVLGTPDQVIGCSPENREAIDAALGGAKNNIIVDSVSTADSLIRYLKENKIGTAKFLPLDKIRGNVVSRPRAEGVVDVAINLVKYEPKYNSVAEFLLGSTVVMGSLASAKALINQYRLVTQDGSLIEKSGAILGGYKDSPMDSSRYLREISALEQENKTLSEELELLRAELEKTTKSRDEVKGEYSGLSQRMEEGEAARKELSEKRRKVYERKLRLESDLSSERVKLARIETELKLSQDELSGLELFEELEKGSVNELKDRISQYTREMSELGPLNMKSVEDFDTYRMEYENLKEKVEKIVEEKYAIEKVILEIETHRKDAFMALFNEVDVHFREIYTKLSEGEGYLSLEEEGNVYSGLLIKAKPKGKRLLGIDSLSGGEKTVTAIAFLLSIQRCKPSCFCLLDEIDAALDKENTRKIVDLIQEFTSEQQYLIVTHNEVTISKSNQVYGVISEGGVSTVVGIKLNRREENLTEHI